Proteins from a genomic interval of Lolium perenne isolate Kyuss_39 chromosome 1, Kyuss_2.0, whole genome shotgun sequence:
- the LOC127323311 gene encoding glucan endo-1,3-beta-glucosidase 14: protein MERNLVRARFIFSFPWASSLRLGCILLLLLSANGFVSAATAPLKFGINYGQIANNLPPPTKVSGILQSLNVKRVKLYDADPSVLKAFAGTGVEFTVSGGDLVHMSDASNARTWVAQNVQPFLPATRITSIIVGNEVLSGDDTAAMQSLLPAMQAVHQALVDLGLDGEVNVSTSQSVNVLASSYPPSSGVFREDLAQYMEPLLDFHAQVGSPFLINAYPFFAYKASPSTVSLPYVLFEPNPGVRDPGTNLTYDNMLYAQIDAVYAAMEAMGHTDVSVRISETGWPSSGDADEVGATVQNAAAYNRNLMKRVAAGQGTPRRPDVPVDVLVFALFNENMKAGQASERNYGLFYPNGTSVYDLGLNDGGSPGTSPTTSGFYSSSKPMISFPVGVVVLLAAFFL from the exons ATGGAGAGGAACTTGGTCCGCGCCCGTTTCATCTTCTCCTTCCCCTGGGCTTCCTCGCTCCGGCTTGGCTGCATCCTGCTCTTGCTCCT CTCAGCCAATGGTTTTGtatcggcggcgacggcgccactcaagttcggcatcaactACGGGCAGATAGCGAACAACCTCCCGCCCCCGACGAAGGTCTCCGGCATCCTCCAATCGCTCAACGTCAAGAGGGTCAAGCTCTATGATGCCGACCCGTCCGTCCTCAAGGCCTTCGCCGGCACGGGCGTCGAGTTCACCGTCAGCGGCGGGGACCTCGTCCACATGTCCGACGCCAGCAATGCCCGCACCTGGGTGGCGCAGAACGTGCAGCCCTTCCTCCCGGCCACCCGCATCACCAGCATCATCGTCGGCAACGAGGTGCTCTCCGGCGATGACACGGCCGCCATGCAGAGCCTCCTCCCCGCCATGCAGGCAGTCCACCAGGCGCTGGTGGACCTCGGCCTCGACGGCGAGGTGAACGTGTCGACGTCCCAGTCCGTCAACGTGCTCGCCAGCAGCTATCCGCCGTCGTCCGGCGTGTTCCGGGAGGACCTCGCGCAGTACATGGAGCCGCTGCTCGACTTCCACGCTCAGGTGGGATCGCCGTTCCTGATCAACGCGTACCCGTTCTTCGCCTACAAGGCGAGCCCGTCGACCGTGTCGCTACCGTACGTGCTGTTCGAGCCCAACCCCGGCGTGCGCGACCCTGGCACGAACCTCACCTACGACAACATGCTCTATGCCCAGATCGACGCCGTGTACGCGGCCATGGAGGCAATGGGGCACACCGACGTCTCCGTGAGGATCTCCGAGACCGGGTGGCCGTCCAGCGGGGACGCCGACGAGGTGGGTGCCACCGTGCAGAACGCCGCCGCGTACAACCGGAACTTGATGAAGAGAGTCGCGGCGGGGCAGGGAACGCCGCGAAGGCCAGACGTCCCCGTCGACGTGCTCGTGTTCGCGCTCTTCAACGAGAACATGAAGGCCGGCCAGGCGTCCGAGAGGAACTACGGGCTGTTCTACCCCAACGGCACTTCGGTGTACGATCTCGGGCTCAACGACGGTGGGTCGCCCGGCACATCACCGACGACGTCGGGGTTTTACTCTTCTTCCAAGCCGATG ATATCGTTCCCGGTGGGGGTGGTTGTCCTACTTGCAGCATTTTTCTTGTAA